The proteins below are encoded in one region of Blochmannia endosymbiont of Camponotus (Colobopsis) obliquus:
- the nth gene encoding endonuclease III, with protein sequence MNYIKRYQILYRFYINNPNPTTELIYHSAFELLIAVILSAQSTDRQVNKVTNVLFSLASSPQLMLHLGQDKLKKCIKSVGLYNKKSENIIKTCQLLVNKYNSTIPENRDALENFPGVGRKTANIILNTIFGWSTIAVDTHVFRLCNRTHFALGNSVKTVENKLLILVPVEFKNKCHYWMVMHGRYVCVAKNPQCHICYIADLCKKNLTVKKNCF encoded by the coding sequence TTGAATTATATTAAACGTTATCAAATATTATATAGATTTTATATTAATAATCCAAACCCTACTACTGAATTGATTTATCACTCGGCTTTTGAATTGTTAATTGCAGTTATTCTTTCTGCTCAATCCACCGATAGACAAGTTAATAAAGTAACTAATGTTTTATTTTCTCTTGCTTCTTCGCCACAATTAATGTTACATCTAGGACAAGATAAATTAAAAAAATGTATTAAATCGGTTGGTCTTTATAATAAAAAATCAGAAAATATCATAAAAACATGTCAGTTATTAGTTAATAAATATAATAGTACAATTCCAGAAAATCGAGATGCATTGGAAAATTTTCCTGGAGTTGGACGTAAAACTGCTAATATTATATTGAACACAATTTTTGGTTGGTCTACTATTGCAGTAGATACACATGTTTTTCGATTATGTAATAGAACTCATTTTGCATTGGGTAATTCTGTAAAAACAGTTGAAAATAAACTATTAATTTTAGTTCCTGTAGAATTCAAAAATAAATGTCATTATTGGATGGTTATGCATGGCAGATATGTTTGTGTTGCTAAAAACCCACAATGTCATATCTGTTATATTGCAGACTTATGTAAAAAAAATTTGACAGTTAAAAAAAATTGTTTTTAA
- the tyrS gene encoding tyrosine--tRNA ligase, with translation MNKKNIIELLQERELISQITDKKKIIDQLSSKLISVYCGFDPTADSLHLGHLIPLLCLKHFQIAGHRPIILIGGATGLIGDPSFKATERKLNSIETIQIWTEKIKKQISLFLNFNYDKNGACIVNNYDWFNSMNTLTFLRDIGKFFSINKMINKESIKQRLHRYHSGISFTEFTYNLLQAYDFAYLNQKYNVTLQIGGSDQWGNIVSGIDLTKRMYKNTVQGFTMPLITNSNNTKFGKTENDVIWLNANKTSPFKFYQFWINTSDKDVYRFLKFFTFLDIEIIHKLELKNHNNYKTTKYAQILLANELTRTVHGTTGLATAQRITANLFMEPLPKLQEEDFIQLVQNDSIPTVYLNTFTSLQHALVLAQLASSKQQARTLIKAHAITINGKKQIETRYIFNNSDKLYGHYTLLRKGKKYYSLIYWT, from the coding sequence ATGAATAAAAAAAACATAATTGAATTATTACAAGAACGTGAATTAATTTCACAAATAACAGACAAAAAAAAGATAATAGATCAATTATCTTCAAAATTAATTTCCGTATATTGTGGATTTGATCCCACGGCTGATAGTTTACATCTAGGTCACTTAATACCATTATTATGTTTAAAACATTTTCAAATTGCTGGACATCGCCCGATAATATTAATAGGAGGTGCTACTGGTTTAATTGGTGATCCTAGTTTTAAAGCAACTGAGCGCAAATTAAATTCTATCGAAACGATTCAAATTTGGACAGAAAAAATAAAAAAACAAATTTCTTTATTTTTAAATTTTAATTATGATAAAAATGGTGCTTGTATAGTAAACAATTATGATTGGTTTAATTCAATGAACACATTGACTTTTTTACGAGATATTGGAAAATTTTTTTCTATAAATAAAATGATTAATAAAGAATCAATCAAACAAAGATTACATCGTTATCATAGTGGAATATCCTTCACTGAATTTACTTATAATTTATTACAAGCCTATGATTTTGCTTATCTTAATCAAAAATACAATGTTACACTACAAATTGGTGGTTCTGATCAATGGGGAAACATTGTTTCGGGAATTGATTTAACAAAACGTATGTATAAAAATACTGTACAGGGTTTTACAATGCCTTTAATTACGAATTCTAATAATACAAAATTTGGTAAAACAGAAAATGATGTAATATGGTTAAATGCTAATAAAACTAGTCCTTTTAAATTTTACCAATTTTGGATTAATACTTCAGATAAAGATGTTTATCGTTTTCTTAAATTCTTTACATTTTTAGACATCGAAATAATTCATAAACTGGAATTAAAAAATCATAATAATTATAAAACAACAAAATATGCTCAAATATTATTGGCTAATGAATTAACTCGTACAGTACATGGAACAACGGGATTGGCTACCGCGCAACGAATAACTGCTAATTTATTTATGGAACCTTTACCTAAATTACAAGAAGAAGATTTTATTCAATTAGTTCAAAACGACAGTATTCCTACTGTTTATTTAAACACATTCACAAGTCTACAACACGCGTTAGTATTAGCACAATTAGCATCATCTAAACAACAAGCTCGTACATTAATTAAAGCACATGCAATAACAATTAATGGTAAAAAACAAATTGAAACAAGATATATATTCAATAACTCTGATAAATTATATGGACATTATACTTTATTAAGAAAAGGAAAAAAATATTATTCACTTATTTATTGGACATAA